From Anoplopoma fimbria isolate UVic2021 breed Golden Eagle Sablefish chromosome 11, Afim_UVic_2022, whole genome shotgun sequence, one genomic window encodes:
- the smurf1 gene encoding E3 ubiquitin-protein ligase SMURF1 isoform X2 yields the protein MSNPGTRRNGSSIKIRLTVLCAKNLAKKDFFRLPDPFAKVVVDGSGQCHSTDTVKSTLDPKWNQHYDLYIGKTDSITISIWNHKKIHKRQGAGFLGCIRLLSNAISRLKDTGYQRLDLCKLNPSDSDAVRGQIVVSLQTRDRIGSGGPVVDCRGLLENDGPVFEGCFSEEPLPYSDPTGAAGGGNCRLDSPGQEGRLQTQRIRGGDSRGHGHTPQNRPHGHQPPDLPEGYEQRTTVQGQVYFLHTQTGVSTWHDPRIPRDLASVSCEELGPLPVGWEVRSTVSGRIYFVDHNNRTTQFTDPRLHTIISQQSQAKESSQAPLMDVGGEEGVGGGVGGGGGDGDVAARYERDLVHKLKLLRHELSLQQPQAGHCRIEVSREEIFEESYRQIMKMRPKDLKKRLMVKFRGEEGLDYGGVAREWLYLLCHEMLNPYYGLFQYSTDNIYTLQINPDSSINPDHLSYFHFVGRVMGLAVFHGHYINGSFTLPFYKQLLGKPIQLNDLETTDPELHKSLVWILENDITSVLDHTFCVEHNAFGKFLQHELKPNGRNIPVTEDNKKEYVRLYVNWRFMRGIEAQFLALQKGFSELIPQHLLKPFDHKELELIIGGLGKIDLADWKTNTRLKHCTSESNVVRWFWQAVEAFSEERRGRLLQFVTGSTRVPLQGFKALQGSAGPRLFTIHLIDANTDNLPKAHTCFNRIDIPPYESYEKLYEKLLTAVEETCGFAVE from the exons ATGTCGAATCCTGGGACTCGGAGGAACGGGTCCAGCATCAAAATCCGACTGACAG TGTTATGTGCCAAGAACCTCGCTAAGAAAGACTTCTTTC GCCTGCCAGATCCATTCGCCAAGGTTGTGGTGGACGGATCGGGTCAATGCCACTCTACAGACACAGTCAAGAGCACACTGGACCCCAAATGGAATCAGCACTATGACCT ctaCATTGGAAAGACAGACTCCATCACCATCAGTATATGGAACCACAAAAAGATCCATAAACGACAAGGGGCGGGCTTCCTCGGCTGCATACGACTGCTCTCCAACGCCATCAGCAGGCTAAAAGACACAGGAT ACCAGCGTCTAGATCTATGTAAGCTCAACCCCTCGGACAGCGACGCAGTGCGGGGGCAGATAGTAG TGAGCTTACAGACGCGAGACCGCATCGGCAGCGGAGGTCCTGTGGTGGACTGTAGAGGACTGTTGGAAAATGACGG GCCTGTGTTTGAGGGATGTTTTAGTGAAGAACCGCTGCCGTACTCGGACCCCACTGGGGCGGCGGGAGGCGGGAACTGTCGACTCGACTCGCCCGGTCAGGAGGGACGTCTTCAGACACAGCGGATCAGAGGGGGTGACTCAAGAGGCCATGGCCACACCCCTCAGAACAGACCTCACGGGCACCAACCGCCTGACCTGCCAGAGGGATACG AGCAACGAACAACAGTGCAGGGCCAGGTGTACTTCCTTCACACACAGACGGGCGTCAGCACCTGGCACGACCCTCGAATACCGCG GGACCTGGCCAGTGTGAGCTGTGAGGAGCTTGGGCCGCTGCCAGTGGGCTGGGAGGTCCGAAGCACCGTGTCGGGTCGGATCTACTTTGTGGACCACAACAACCGAACCACACAGTTCACAGACCCGCGCCTACACACCATTATCAG CCAGCAGTCCCAAGCGAAGGAATCCTCACAAGCCCCTCTCATGGATGTGGGGGGTGAGGAAGGCGTAGGTGGAGGAGTCGGCGGGGGAGGTGGTGATGGAGATGTGGCAGCGCGCTACGAGAGAGACCTGGTCCATAAATTGAAGCTGCTCCGCCATGAGCTGTCCTTGCAGCAGCCTCAAGCAGGACACTGTCGCATAGAGGTGTCCCGTGAGGAGATCTTTGAG GAGTCATATCGGCAAATAATGAAGATGAGGCCCAAAGACCTGAAGAAGCGTCTGATGGTGAAGTTCAGGGGAGAGGAGGGCCTGGACTATGGTGGGGTGGCCAG GGAGTGGCTGTACCTGCTGTGTCATGAAATGCTGAACCCCTATTACGGCCTGTTCCAGTACTCCACAGACAATATCTACACACTACAGATCAACCCTGACTCCTCCATCAACcct GACCACCTGTCATATTTCCACTTTGTGGGCCGCGTGATGGGCCTGGCAGTTTTTCACGGTCACTACATCAACGGGAGCTTCACACTGCCCTTTTACAAACAGCTGCTAGGCAAACCCATCCAGCTCAACGACCTGGAGACCACCGACCCGGAGTTGCACAAGAGCCTCGTCTGGATATT AGAGAACGACATCACATCAGTCCTCGACCACACGTTCTGCGTGGAGCACAATGCCTTTGGGAAGTTCTTACAACACGAACTGAAACCTAACGGCCGCAATATCCCCGTCACTGAGGACAACAAAAAAGAATACGTGAG gctctATGTGAACTGGAGGTTTATGCGTGGAATTGAGGCCCAGTTTCTGGCTCTACAGAAGGGATTCAGTGAGCTCATCCCCCAGCACCTCCTCAAGCCTTTCGACCATAAAGAACTTGAG TTGATCATCGGTGGACTGGGGAAGATAGATCTCGCAGACTGGAAGACGAACACGCGGCTGAAGCACTGCACAAGTGAAAGCAATGTGGTGCGGTGGTTCTGGCAGGCAGTGGAGGCCTTCagcgaggagaggagaggacgcCTCCTGCAGTTCGTCACGGGCTCCACCAGAGTCCCCTTACAAGGCTTCAAAGCGCTGCAGG GTTCTGCAGGACCAAGGCTCTTCACCATCCATTTGATAGACGCCAACACAGACAACCTGCCCAAGGCTCACACATG TTTTAACCGGATAGACATCCCTCCCTATGAGTCTTATGAGAAACTCTACGAGAAGCTGCTGACGGCTGTGGAGGAGACCTGCGGCTTCGCTGTGGAGTGA
- the smurf1 gene encoding E3 ubiquitin-protein ligase SMURF1 isoform X1, with amino-acid sequence MSNPGTRRNGSSIKIRLTVLCAKNLAKKDFFRLPDPFAKVVVDGSGQCHSTDTVKSTLDPKWNQHYDLYIGKTDSITISIWNHKKIHKRQGAGFLGCIRLLSNAISRLKDTGYQRLDLCKLNPSDSDAVRGQIVVSLQTRDRIGSGGPVVDCRGLLENDGPVFEGCFSEEPLPYSDPTGAAGGGNCRLDSPGQEGRLQTQRIRGGDSRGHGHTPQNRPHGHQPPDLPEGYEQRTTVQGQVYFLHTQTGVSTWHDPRIPRDLASVSCEELGPLPVGWEVRSTVSGRIYFVDHNNRTTQFTDPRLHTIISQQSQAKESSQAPLMDVGGEEGVGGGVGGGGGDGDVAARYERDLVHKLKLLRHELSLQQPQAGHCRIEVSREEIFEESYRQIMKMRPKDLKKRLMVKFRGEEGLDYGGVAREWLYLLCHEMLNPYYGLFQYSTDNIYTLQINPDSSINPDHLSYFHFVGRVMGLAVFHGHYINGSFTLPFYKQLLGKPIQLNDLETTDPELHKSLVWILENDITSVLDHTFCVEHNAFGKFLQHELKPNGRNIPVTEDNKKEYVRLYVNWRFMRGIEAQFLALQKGFSELIPQHLLKPFDHKELELIIGGLGKIDLADWKTNTRLKHCTSESNVVRWFWQAVEAFSEERRGRLLQFVTGSTRVPLQGFKALQGSTGSAGPRLFTIHLIDANTDNLPKAHTCFNRIDIPPYESYEKLYEKLLTAVEETCGFAVE; translated from the exons ATGTCGAATCCTGGGACTCGGAGGAACGGGTCCAGCATCAAAATCCGACTGACAG TGTTATGTGCCAAGAACCTCGCTAAGAAAGACTTCTTTC GCCTGCCAGATCCATTCGCCAAGGTTGTGGTGGACGGATCGGGTCAATGCCACTCTACAGACACAGTCAAGAGCACACTGGACCCCAAATGGAATCAGCACTATGACCT ctaCATTGGAAAGACAGACTCCATCACCATCAGTATATGGAACCACAAAAAGATCCATAAACGACAAGGGGCGGGCTTCCTCGGCTGCATACGACTGCTCTCCAACGCCATCAGCAGGCTAAAAGACACAGGAT ACCAGCGTCTAGATCTATGTAAGCTCAACCCCTCGGACAGCGACGCAGTGCGGGGGCAGATAGTAG TGAGCTTACAGACGCGAGACCGCATCGGCAGCGGAGGTCCTGTGGTGGACTGTAGAGGACTGTTGGAAAATGACGG GCCTGTGTTTGAGGGATGTTTTAGTGAAGAACCGCTGCCGTACTCGGACCCCACTGGGGCGGCGGGAGGCGGGAACTGTCGACTCGACTCGCCCGGTCAGGAGGGACGTCTTCAGACACAGCGGATCAGAGGGGGTGACTCAAGAGGCCATGGCCACACCCCTCAGAACAGACCTCACGGGCACCAACCGCCTGACCTGCCAGAGGGATACG AGCAACGAACAACAGTGCAGGGCCAGGTGTACTTCCTTCACACACAGACGGGCGTCAGCACCTGGCACGACCCTCGAATACCGCG GGACCTGGCCAGTGTGAGCTGTGAGGAGCTTGGGCCGCTGCCAGTGGGCTGGGAGGTCCGAAGCACCGTGTCGGGTCGGATCTACTTTGTGGACCACAACAACCGAACCACACAGTTCACAGACCCGCGCCTACACACCATTATCAG CCAGCAGTCCCAAGCGAAGGAATCCTCACAAGCCCCTCTCATGGATGTGGGGGGTGAGGAAGGCGTAGGTGGAGGAGTCGGCGGGGGAGGTGGTGATGGAGATGTGGCAGCGCGCTACGAGAGAGACCTGGTCCATAAATTGAAGCTGCTCCGCCATGAGCTGTCCTTGCAGCAGCCTCAAGCAGGACACTGTCGCATAGAGGTGTCCCGTGAGGAGATCTTTGAG GAGTCATATCGGCAAATAATGAAGATGAGGCCCAAAGACCTGAAGAAGCGTCTGATGGTGAAGTTCAGGGGAGAGGAGGGCCTGGACTATGGTGGGGTGGCCAG GGAGTGGCTGTACCTGCTGTGTCATGAAATGCTGAACCCCTATTACGGCCTGTTCCAGTACTCCACAGACAATATCTACACACTACAGATCAACCCTGACTCCTCCATCAACcct GACCACCTGTCATATTTCCACTTTGTGGGCCGCGTGATGGGCCTGGCAGTTTTTCACGGTCACTACATCAACGGGAGCTTCACACTGCCCTTTTACAAACAGCTGCTAGGCAAACCCATCCAGCTCAACGACCTGGAGACCACCGACCCGGAGTTGCACAAGAGCCTCGTCTGGATATT AGAGAACGACATCACATCAGTCCTCGACCACACGTTCTGCGTGGAGCACAATGCCTTTGGGAAGTTCTTACAACACGAACTGAAACCTAACGGCCGCAATATCCCCGTCACTGAGGACAACAAAAAAGAATACGTGAG gctctATGTGAACTGGAGGTTTATGCGTGGAATTGAGGCCCAGTTTCTGGCTCTACAGAAGGGATTCAGTGAGCTCATCCCCCAGCACCTCCTCAAGCCTTTCGACCATAAAGAACTTGAG TTGATCATCGGTGGACTGGGGAAGATAGATCTCGCAGACTGGAAGACGAACACGCGGCTGAAGCACTGCACAAGTGAAAGCAATGTGGTGCGGTGGTTCTGGCAGGCAGTGGAGGCCTTCagcgaggagaggagaggacgcCTCCTGCAGTTCGTCACGGGCTCCACCAGAGTCCCCTTACAAGGCTTCAAAGCGCTGCAGG gtTCTACAGGTTCTGCAGGACCAAGGCTCTTCACCATCCATTTGATAGACGCCAACACAGACAACCTGCCCAAGGCTCACACATG TTTTAACCGGATAGACATCCCTCCCTATGAGTCTTATGAGAAACTCTACGAGAAGCTGCTGACGGCTGTGGAGGAGACCTGCGGCTTCGCTGTGGAGTGA